In Anopheles arabiensis isolate DONGOLA chromosome 2, AaraD3, whole genome shotgun sequence, the genomic window CGTTTCGCTACGGGTGCTTTGTGCTACGAAGAAAACAGTGATCATATAATAGTTATAACATATTCTATTCTAGCATTGCACATTGGATTGCAAATGGAGCAATAGAAATCATATTGTAAAGGGAAATTGTTCCTTGCAACTGAACAGTGCAAATAAACCACACAGCATTAGCACACctaattgatggatgatggtCAATTGATTGAAGTGAAACATTATTTACAGAACCAAACTGCTAATCTCAACACTCTAACTACACAGACGGGTATAGTGTCTGGGTATACATGATCTATATCACACCAatcgaaaacataaaaatcatattaaatatacattttaaaatgctACAATACAAAGCAGCTATTAAAAACGGAATGGTTTGGGATAAAATAAACCCTGTGTTGCAATTTGTAATTATTAAATCTCCTTTCTATTATAGATCGTCTCAGAAAAGTTGTAAGAAATGACTTTATAgctatttatttgctttgtaCGTTATGTTTGCTGTCTTTCATACAGATTTATTCCTTGCATAAatagaaaagaagcaaatagcTCCAATTTGTtgccttccttttttgtgttattcacACACCTCAATTCCAGTACCAAATTGGTCATCAACATTGCATAAGGAATGGAATGCACCGTACGTAGCGATAGTCGCGGTTGTGAGTGTGATTATAAGCGTATTTAAATTGCATAATTATTGAGATCGTTGCGCACCACACGTTTTAGTCCGCCAGTTTAAGCGCCTGCGATTAAATATTGTACAATAGTCCATGTTGCCTAGTTAGAGCAGGTTGTTGGTTGGGTGAAAGTgttgggtttgtgtgtttgtaagcaGTCGAACAACACGGTGTTGCAGGTaacggaagaaagaaaaatggaaacataCAGTTACAAACTATGTTAGCGCAAATTCACAGCAATGTCACTACACGGCTAACGAGAAGCGAAACGGGAAGCGTAAATGGTGGGAAAGGAAGCGACGGTAAACACATGGGAACAGCGTGGCAACTAATCTACTGATCTGTCTAAGCAGTATACgagcattttttctttttttatgctgTTATGGTCCTGCTCTACAACTAAATATGGATATTGGCAGGTGGGATGATTGGATGGTTGGCATGAATGAACATGAACTATAAACTCTAAATCCCTACTAAATCTATACCCGAAACATAAAGTCGTACGAACACTTGACgggcatacacatacacacacaaacactaaacGAACGACACAGATGAACGCTTAACGAAGAAAGCGTAAGTAAATCAACATTAACTGCTAATAGTagaacaaacatacaaaaaatctggcaaataataaatgaaacgaATAGACGAGTAACACAATGCAACACGCAGACAAGACGGCAGGCACATGCGGCCCCACTTACCAGTACGTTCTCTTCTCGGCCAGATGCTTCAGAACGTTCTGGACAATGTCGGTGCTCGTGTTGTTACCGCCAAGATCTAGGCGAAAGAAAGACAAAATACAGCTCCGGTGAGTTCCAAACTGTCGCAATCCCATACAAACGACCCACGGACGGGGGTTTTGATACGTTACCGGGCGTGTGGATTCCATCGATGTCGATCGTTTTGTGCAGCGCATCCGAGATACAGTCGGCATGGTAGCGGTGCCCCAGATGGTACAGCATGTCCACCGCCGCGTTCAGCATGGCGACCGGATTGGCAACGTTCTTGCCGGCAATTGCCGTGCCGGTGTTACGAGTGCCCGGCTCAAACACGGCGTACTGTgggaaatggtgcaaaaaacaCGCTCATTGTTACTAGCAGAACagtcccctcccccctctcttTCCCCATAATCCCAAAACAACATCAATACATACGTGGTCGCCATAGTTACGGCCAGAAAACAGGCCGGCACCACCGACCAGCCCGCACAGCACGTTCGACGTAATGCTGCCGTACAGGTTGGTGGTGTTCATCACGTCAAACTGGTGCGGGTTCGACACGAGCTGCATGCAGCAGTTGTCGATAATCATATCGTTGTGCTGGATGTCCGGATACTCCTTCGCGATGTCGCGCGCCACCTTCAGGAACAGCCCGTCGGCCAGCTTCATAATGTTCGCCTTGTGGATGGTGGTCACCTTCTTGCGGTTGTTGTTCTTCGCGAACTCGAACGCAAACCGGGCCACGCGGGCCGCATTCTCGATCGTGACCACCTTCATGCTTTCCACCACGCCCCGCACACTCTCGTGCTCCAGCATCGCGTACTCGCCCTCGGTGTTCTGCCGCACGATCACCACGTCCACGTTCTGGTGGTGGGCCGGGATCGCGTTGAACGATTTGCAGTGCAGCACGTTCACGAACAGATCGAGCTCGTTGCGCAGGGCGACGTTACGCGACAGAATGCCGGTCGCCTCCGACTTGGTCTCGATGTTGCCCTTGATCGCCACGCCGTTACGCTTGATGGAGGTGATGGCGTACTCGAGATCGTCGTTGCCCTCGCTGGCCGGATCGATGTCCACGATCTCAAAGTCCACCGGCACGCCGGCAAACCGGAACACCTCCCGCACGTAGCTCATCAGCTCCGGGCCGATACCGCCGCCCGGCAGCATCGTCACCGTGTGCCGCCCGCCATACTGCGCTTTCGGGATCTGCTCCACCTTCCGCTGGACGGGGTTCTTGTGCTGGAGCTCAAACGCTGACACGGTGCAGTTCTGAAATCGGTGCGTCAGGGCACGGAAGGCAGCGAAAAGCGCTCGATTAGAAGCAGGTTCGATCACGGTTTTATCCACCCACAAACGTATATCCCAATTATGTAACGTTTGTCCGCGATGTCTGATGTCCGCTGAACGACCGTCAACACAAACAGGGTGCTGCTGCCCTGCTAGCCATCGGGTGGAATATTTTGGCCTTCCTCGGGAGCGAAACACTGACGCTTGTTTTACTTACACGTTTGATCAGTGGCGTAACCACATCCTGGCTCATGCGGAACAGTCGGAGCGCCATCGTAGCGATTTCGTGTACACTTTCTCTGGGGGTGGTTTTCACGAAATAGTAATACGATGGGAAAACTGGATGCGGCGGTGTTTTTCACAGCGAGAACGTGAGCTACCAACATCAATAATAACGTTGACAGCTGCCTTCTGACAGCACACGCGCACGATGTCGACATTCGAATTTACAGGTTGATACTTTTTGTCGGCTATCTGTATAACTAGTAATAACACTGTATAAGGGGCAAATTTAATAATCTATGCTATTATTTTACCATAAGCACATTAAAGGAAGGAATAAAATGGTCCAAAAGGGAGGCATTAcgtaaaatttatgtttttttttgtcactcaCTGTACCTCGACATACAAAATTGACAGTCGACATAACCTTGTGCGGATAACTTGCCAGGCTGTACGAAACAAATGCCAAACATCTCAATAACACTTTGCTTTGCATGAACGATGCTCATTATCTCAagagtttttttatattattgatCATAAATGTTACGTTATTAAAACTGTTCAgcttttgctttgattttaaGCGTTTAATATTGAACCGTGCACAAAACAGAATTGTCTACGCCAATCTGTCAAATTTCGTCTTGTCTTGTCAATTTGTCAAACTGATGACGGCCCAACCAGGCCATCACATCGCATTTGTCACTTCGCTTGCAAAAAGTGAGAAGTGTGTCCGTAACGTGGTGcagaatttgttaaatttcgTTCTTGTTTTCCGTTCTAATCGTTGTTAACCATGCCTAAAAACACGCGCAATGGCAACTTTCGTGGGCGCGGCGGTCGCAACTACGGGGGAGACCGGTTTTACGACGGTAAGTGCAAACACAGGCCAGGATTTCGCTGCTGTGACGCCGCCATTTTGGTGGTGGAACGAAACAAAGCGATCGGATGGTGAAATACGGAACTGACCCCTTGTGGTTTGTTTACCTTAGCCAATGCACCAAAACACGACCACGACGATCGAACGGACCGTAGCGGCGGCGAGTGGAACGACCGGAACAGAAACGATCGCATGACGGACGTGAAGCGGCGGGTCAGCTTCAAACCATCGAACGGTGGCCGTGGCAAGGGGCGCATCACAGAGAACCACCTGCGGGCGCACATGAACGATGACGATGAGGCGATGGGCGGCGACATGTTCGACGGGGGTGATCTTCGCGTGCGCATGAACAATCGCAACTTTGATCGGCAGCGGCGCAGCGGCTCACCGATTCCGCGCGGCGTACCgcgtggtggcggtggtggtggtggcggcggcggcaatcAGCGCAAAAAGTTGCTCCCGAACGCACCGTGGTACGAGGTGCGGATACCGTACGGCAACAAGTACGAGAAGGAGTTTATTCTTCGCTCGATCCAGCAAGCAATCACGCCGCAGATGTTCATACCGCTGTACTACAAGGCGAACGAGTCGGGCGCCGTGTTCTTTGTGGAGGACTTCCAGGCGGCCGATGCGATCATGCGGGCCAACCGCAGCATTCAGACGCCCGATGGTCGCCGGATGATACTGGTGGTGCGCAACAACCCGCCGCCGACGCAGGttaacgagcagctgaagatGCGCATGAAGCAGGCCATGGTGAAGCGCTACAACCCGCAGACGAAGGGGCTGGATCTGCAGAAGTTCCACGCCGATCCCGACCTGAGCGACATCTTCTGCGCACTGTTCCGGCCGCAAATTATGCTGGCCGCGATCGACATCATTGCGGAACACATACCCGAGATAGAGGCACTGAACCTGAACGAGAACAAGCTGTACATGTTGGACCATCTGAAATCCATGACTACTAAGATGCCACACCTGAAGGTGCTCTATATGGCCAGAAATCGGGTAAGTCATGCGATGGCATCGCCTTTTGTTGCTGCACCAAACATGCTCGTTAACGTCGTGCGGTATCCGTTTCTTCCCCCTCCAGATACCGTACCTACACTCCTTGGACAGTCTGAAGGGGCTGAAGCTGTTGGAGCTGAATTTGCTGGAAAATCCGCTGTGCAAGCACTTCGACGATAACACAGCCTACGTCAGGTATATCAATACATACGAGATCACGTGAATAAGTGCTGTGTTGTCTTATATTTGGCAGAACCTCGTGGGCCTGAATCGGAGCTGCTTCAAGCCTGCCATCCTTGCACACTTCCCATCGttcggtgttgtgtgtgtgtgtgcgtgtgtgcgtgcacgtGCGTGGTGTGTGGCGCTGCCCCCGTTCGATCATCCTGGATAGGGACGTTCGGCTGACGGGTGTGGCGGAGCAAAACGAACAGGTGACACTTGCTTCGCGCAGGAAACACAATCCCGCAATGAACCGGCAGCGTGTTGGGAGTGAGGAAATGCATTCCATCTGCACGGTGGTCGATCGAACAGGCCGAGAAGTGAAATCCGTTTTGTGCCCCTCTCCATCTCATTAAGCTCACCAGCGACTAGCAATCTAGCATTGTTTAGTGCCTTATCGTGCATcgttttatgaattttaaataTCCCTTTAACCACAATTTCAATATTGACTATAATTGTACCATCAAAATAGCTGTCTTTCTTTCAAAAAACACGTTTGATACATTGATCATGTTGTCGGTAGTGGACAGGATTTAATTAGAAAATTCAAGAAAAGATGGCATTGTCGTTTGTATGAATGCGATCGCTCTAAGACAGGAAACGATCGGGTTTCGGGGGTACGTAGTACAGTTTGAGTGCAATTCGCCTTGAGACTTGTAGCTAAGCGAAAGATAGCTGGAAGAGAGTTTCAATTTATGCTTTCAATCACAATTTGTGATCAAAAAGAGATTGATGCGTGAATTTCTTTTCGCTGTTCCACAGCTCATAATCTcctaatataaaaaaaactagaaagTTTTGTCAGAGTAGACAAGCGGTCCAATGTGCCAAAAACACTTGCGAACGGTCGATAGAGCATTTCCATCGTATCACTACACTACAGCATCAACTGTGGAGTGAGAAACATCTCCAACAGCTGCACAAACAAACGTTTCAAGTAAAGCGCATAAACCTACCCGGCCGGTACCGCGGAACTTCTTGTGGCTTGGTATGAAACGCGGCGCTGTACGGCAATGCTTCTACAATAGCTCACATGAATTATGCGGCCGGTTGCCACTCTCTCACGGACTGGTGGATTACGATCCACTCAGCGCATTCAGATGAGCCCAACGAAAACAGCTGTAAAATGTCGCCCCATCCCCATAAATAAGACACGCTACACGTAATGTACGCGTAATAGAACGTGTGTGCCGAATGTCATAGCGAGAATTTCTCCTATGACGGTTTAAAAACGCACCCAACTCGCCTTTGGCGCCGATCGTCGACCAAGTGCTATGGGGAAAGCGCTATAATCAATTAGGACACTGAAATGCAAGACGTTTGCGAAGGTGTTCGCACTACACCGATTGGCGCAACGTTTATTTTGACA contains:
- the LOC120907948 gene encoding isocitrate dehydrogenase [NAD] subunit gamma, mitochondrial isoform X2, with translation MALRLFRMSQDVVTPLIKRNCTVSAFELQHKNPVQRKVEQIPKAQYGGRHTVTMLPGGGIGPELMSYVREVFRFAGVPVDFEIVDIDPASEGNDDLEYAITSIKRNGVAIKGNIETKSEATGILSRNVALRNELDLFVNVLHCKSFNAIPAHHQNVDVVIVRQNTEGEYAMLEHESVRGVVESMKVVTIENAARVARFAFEFAKNNNRKKVTTIHKANIMKLADGLFLKVARDIAKEYPDIQHNDMIIDNCCMQLVSNPHQFDVMNTTNLYGSITSNVLCGLVGGAGLFSGRNYGDHYAVFEPGTRNTGTAIAGKNVANPVAMLNAAVDMLYHLGHRYHADCISDALHKTIDIDGIHTPDLGGNNTSTDIVQNVLKHLAEKRTYWQHGLLYNI
- the LOC120907948 gene encoding isocitrate dehydrogenase [NAD] subunit gamma, mitochondrial isoform X4; protein product: MALRLFRMSQDVVTPLIKRNCTVSAFELQHKNPVQRKVEQIPKAQYGGRHTVTMLPGGGIGPELMSYVREVFRFAGVPVDFEIVDIDPASEGNDDLEYAITSIKRNGVAIKGNIETKSEATGILSRNVALRNELDLFVNVLHCKSFNAIPAHHQNVDVVIVRQNTEGEYAMLEHESVRGVVESMKVVTIENAARVARFAFEFAKNNNRKKVTTIHKANIMKLADGLFLKVARDIAKEYPDIQHNDMIIDNCCMQLVSNPHQFDVMNTTNLYGSITSNVLCGLVGGAGLFSGRNYGDHYAVFEPGTRNTGTAIAGKNVANPVAMLNAAVDMLYHLGHRYHADCISDALHKTIDIDGIHTPDLGGNNTSTDIVQNVLKHLAEKRTY
- the LOC120907948 gene encoding isocitrate dehydrogenase [NAD] subunit gamma, mitochondrial isoform X3, with translation MALRLFRMSQDVVTPLIKRNCTVSAFELQHKNPVQRKVEQIPKAQYGGRHTVTMLPGGGIGPELMSYVREVFRFAGVPVDFEIVDIDPASEGNDDLEYAITSIKRNGVAIKGNIETKSEATGILSRNVALRNELDLFVNVLHCKSFNAIPAHHQNVDVVIVRQNTEGEYAMLEHESVRGVVESMKVVTIENAARVARFAFEFAKNNNRKKVTTIHKANIMKLADGLFLKVARDIAKEYPDIQHNDMIIDNCCMQLVSNPHQFDVMNTTNLYGSITSNVLCGLVGGAGLFSGRNYGDHYAVFEPGTRNTGTAIAGKNVANPVAMLNAAVDMLYHLGHRYHADCISDALHKTIDIDGIHTPDLGGNNTSTDIVQNVLKHLAEKRTYWFPAYAYI
- the LOC120907948 gene encoding isocitrate dehydrogenase [NAD] subunit gamma, mitochondrial isoform X1, producing the protein MALRLFRMSQDVVTPLIKRNCTVSAFELQHKNPVQRKVEQIPKAQYGGRHTVTMLPGGGIGPELMSYVREVFRFAGVPVDFEIVDIDPASEGNDDLEYAITSIKRNGVAIKGNIETKSEATGILSRNVALRNELDLFVNVLHCKSFNAIPAHHQNVDVVIVRQNTEGEYAMLEHESVRGVVESMKVVTIENAARVARFAFEFAKNNNRKKVTTIHKANIMKLADGLFLKVARDIAKEYPDIQHNDMIIDNCCMQLVSNPHQFDVMNTTNLYGSITSNVLCGLVGGAGLFSGRNYGDHYAVFEPGTRNTGTAIAGKNVANPVAMLNAAVDMLYHLGHRYHADCISDALHKTIDIDGIHTPDLGGNNTSTDIVQNVLKHLAEKRTYWSVIKENLTQKRESNVNNTACGMHHRLRMIPRTAKHIISTIDVKQTQLDLIEEKWC
- the LOC120894047 gene encoding nuclear RNA export factor 1, giving the protein MPKNTRNGNFRGRGGRNYGGDRFYDANAPKHDHDDRTDRSGGEWNDRNRNDRMTDVKRRVSFKPSNGGRGKGRITENHLRAHMNDDDEAMGGDMFDGGDLRVRMNNRNFDRQRRSGSPIPRGVPRGGGGGGGGGGNQRKKLLPNAPWYEVRIPYGNKYEKEFILRSIQQAITPQMFIPLYYKANESGAVFFVEDFQAADAIMRANRSIQTPDGRRMILVVRNNPPPTQVNEQLKMRMKQAMVKRYNPQTKGLDLQKFHADPDLSDIFCALFRPQIMLAAIDIIAEHIPEIEALNLNENKLYMLDHLKSMTTKMPHLKVLYMARNRIPYLHSLDSLKGLKLLELNLLENPLCKHFDDNTAYVSEVRKRFPKVIKLDDIVLPPPISFDVPEDDTKLPEAKASFLCDTSGADLVRQFLEQYFTIYDSDNRQPLLEAYHEHAMFSLTVNTTYQSNQQKLGAYISGSRNIKHKTDLDSRCRFLKQGRLQVVSHLSSLPPTKHDLTSFAVDLTLFTPHMLQLTVTGVFKERKGSGNMEQIRSFQRTLVIVPSNGGFCIRNEMMHVNTVTRAQENKAFKGAENGMPQQQAAPSAAPTVPAVVGVAATVPLVPDDNTKLQMIQALSVQTNMNAEWSKRCLEETNWDYPRAEFAFAELHKQNRIPPEAFRTN